The following proteins are co-located in the Carassius gibelio isolate Cgi1373 ecotype wild population from Czech Republic chromosome A9, carGib1.2-hapl.c, whole genome shotgun sequence genome:
- the LOC128020186 gene encoding uncharacterized protein LOC128020186, giving the protein MSLKEQATSLPQTETSDRPSRHRRTPRHLEEYHVDYGHHRPALSSPPTEEVQVEQRGAAAAVGLASQSRTVSRQGEHPDTSSMDLLSMSSLRKMLKTISDKEKDEAADMAALHSKLQQYEKRQRRRKELMEHITSFLREEEDEEDDQSEKHTTPPVRSPSVTSPRLPPSSHTTPSQSPDIELPTQGCVSDMQNNASKSPTEAEDFNSGFVPICPVSSIPLYSPVSSGTIPTVSHQQQPATRAETVPPLFTKQSPIYDAGKAFQPQVQPPLMAPKPVYQHLNAVYGHLTGSPSQQQFTALPTASFATPHYTLMTPAASVSQTQPRVPVMTLNPPAFDTPSLQPFNKALNPTEYFVPQRPLHAAPQPKIPDFVNDNEREFANLKLALDNLLEPHAELDEKYKYHILLEHLKLPEAQMIGQSCRHHLYPYSAAMQALQLQYGQPHQLAQSEIAAILTAPEVKPNDAHSFQSFALRVHLLVSMLLSLEGTRGMELNCCSHVDRLLSKLPKYLRDGFIEFLQLRGKLNSPSINPYNLQDFAGWLQVKAQQQRLSSRLVQRYQYERAPSSSKEKNAAKPKSQSTTLYHGVSPTETKPSSSPKVSWKRTSPKVICLFCGSKDHYITRCSSIREQPVAELCKWISEEKRCWKCARSHVPEACNLKKPCSDCGGIHLQVLHGVAQSYTTNTASANSESRIYLLPSIASGRVLLKVVPVLLHHRSKTFETYAILDDGAQRTMILPTAVQQLQLKGEPETLALRTVRPDTTHLSGTKVTFEISPRNNPEKRYQVLGAFTASGLDLVEQTYPVQALRRRYAHLRGVPLQPFHKVHPLVLIGSDQVHLITAKEPIRQGTKGGPVAVHTALGWALQGAVMGTTDQAPVQQCFFISTAHTDDLLYRNVERLWQLDVLPFRNEKLVVRSRQDNEAMQLLESQTQQVSVQGVQRYATPLLWKTGALKLKGSMQSVLANLRSTERRLQKDHVKASIYSGEIAKLIEADYVAKLNQREAAQAEESWYLPHHLVSHNNKPRLVFNCSFKHQGLSLNNQLLPGPALGPSLLGVLLRFREHHVAVSADIKGMFHQVRLLPKDRPFLRFIWRDLQSENPPDVYEWQVLPFGTTSSPCCAIFALQHHAHNSEAEYPGLQEIVHQSFYVDNCLTSFRTVAAAKQKVDQLRSMLAKGGFDLRQWASSHPAVIAHLPTEARSSATEQWLVQTHVEPMEPTLGLRWNCATDSLGYHYRPIEHAALTMRTAYQVLASQYDPLGFILPFTTRAKVIIQQLWTKKRDWDDPNLPPTLKAAWIIWESELQHLRTVSIPRCYLTVFTTPAEQNISLHVFCDASEKAYGAVAYFAIQSDSVIHVSFIMARSRVAPKRQQSMPRLELCAALAGAQLAKLVRNETTLSISQTILWTDSLTVLEWIQSDSCRYKVFVGTRVSEIQELTDHRSWRYVNTQDNPADDITRGKSLQSLAEPSRWSQGPPFLKQNEEHWPKKPELTQSEGVSEFQGLPSYCLIAFDIVSNLPDSTQFKSWCELVEATRRACHGAATSDCASSEPITSKEAEAVLIRACQLQSFPEEVAALKAKKPVPAHSRLVSLAPEWDPLKNMIRVGGRLRRLANSDPEQIHPIVLDSRHTITKLLIKEFDERLLHPGAERVYAEIRRQYWILRGRQAIKYHQLHCLSCQRWRAQPKVPQMADLPPERLRLLCPPFHSTGVDCFGPYLVKIGRRNEKRWGLIFKCLTTKAVHIELLNSMDVDAFLLALRRFIARRGKPHEIRSDCGTNFRGADRELREAFSIMEPELKVQLSDYQISFMFNPPSAPHFGGIWEREVRSIKNALQVALGTQAVTEDVLSTVLVEVEGILNSKPLGYASSDVADMDPITPNILLMGRRDASLPQVAYAPGDMGRRRWRHCQNMVDQFWIHFTRNYLPTLQTRQKWHKASKNLEVDSVVLIVDPQLPRAQWPIGRVRKTLPSSDGCVRTAEIVVNGKVYTRPVARLIELPALEGNTKDI; this is encoded by the coding sequence ATGTCATTGAAAGAGCAAGCCACTTCTCTCCCTCAAACTGAGACGTCAGACAGACCCTCACGGCATCGTCGCACACCCAGGCATCTGGAAGAGTATCATGTTGACTATGGCCATCACCGACCTGCTCTCTCCTCCCCACCCACAGAAGAGGTGCAAGtggagcagagaggagcagcagccGCAGTGGGCCTAGCTAGTCAGTCACGAacagtctccagacaaggtgagCACCCAGACACAAGCTCCATGGATTTGTTGAGCATGAGTTCATTGAGGAAAATGTTGAAGACTATTTCTGACAAAGAGAAGGATGAGGCTGCTGATATGGCTGCACTTCACAGTAAACTTCAACAATATGAAAAACGACAGCGTCGGCGTAAAGAGCTGATGGAACATATCACGTCGTTCTTGAGggaagaagaggatgaggaggatgatcaAAGTGAAAAGCATACAACACCACCAGTACGATCCCCTTCAGTAACTTCTCCACGTTTGCCTCCCTCAAGTCATACTACTCCATCACAGTCACCTGACATTGAGCTACCTACCCAAGGATGTGTGAGTGACATGCAAAATAATGCAAGTAAATCTCCTACGGAGGCTGAGGATTTTAACTCTGGATTTGTTCCAATATGTCCAGTCAGTTCAATCCCCTTGTATTCACCAGTATCTTCTGGAACTATACCTACTGTTTCACACCAACAACAACCTGCTACAAGAGCAGAGACTGTGCCACCACTGTTTACGAAGCAGTCCCCCATTTATGATGCTGGAAAGGCTTTTCAACCTCAAGTGCAGCCACCTTTAATGGCACCTAAGCCAGTCTACCAGCACCTTAATGCAGTTTATGGCCATTTGACAGGGTCACCTTCACAACAGCAGTTTACTGCTCTGCCTACAGCAAGTTTTGCGACTCCTCATTATACTCTTATGACTCCAGCAGCATCAGTCTCTCAAACCCAGCCTAGAGTTCCAGTTATGACACTAAATCCTCCTGCCTTTGATACCCCCTCTCTGCAGCCATTTAATAAAGCACTGAATCCAACTGAATACTTTGTGCCTCAACGCCCTTTGCATGCTGCCCCACAACCAAAGATTCCTGATTTTGTGAATGACAATGAAAGGGAATTTGCTAACCTGAAGTTAGCACTGGACAACCTTCTTGAACCACATGCAGAGCTAGATGAGAAATACAAGTACCATATTTTGCTGGAGCACCTCAAATTGCCTGAAGCACAGATGATTGGCCAGTCTTGTCGCCATCATTTGTACCCATATTCAGCAGCTATGCAAGCCCTTCAGTTGCAATATGGTCAACCACACCAACTGGCTCAGAGCGAAATAGCAGCAATCCTCACAGCCCCAGAGGTCAAACCAAATGATGCTCACAGCTTCCAGAGTTTCGCTCTTCGTGTACACCTCTTAGTGAGTATGCTTTTGTCGTTGGAGGGTACCAGAGGGATGGAGTTGAACTGTTGTTCACATGTAGATCGTTTACTCAGTAAGCTGCCCAAGTACTTAAGAGATGGCTTCATAGAGTTTCTCCAGCTGAGAGGGAAGCTAAACTCCCCAAGTATTAACCCGTACAACCTACAAGACTTTGCTGGATGGCTCCAAGTCAAGGCTCAGCAACAGCGACTTTCCAGTAGGTTAGTGCAACGTTACCAGTATGAAAGAGCACCCAGTAGTTCAAAGGAGAAGAATGCAGCTAAACCGAAAAGCCAAAGTACAACCTTGTATCATGGTGTATCACCCACAGAGACTAAACCATCCTCCAGTCCTAAGGTGTCTTGGAAAAGAACATCACCCAAAGTTATCTGCCTATTCTGTGGCAGCAAAGATCACTACATCACTCGATGCAGTAGTATCAGAGAGCAGCCTGTTGCTGAACTTTGCAAGTGGATTTCGGAGGAAAAGCGCTGCTGGAAATGTGCTCGTTCCCATGTCCCCGAGGCCTGTAATCTAAAGAAACCCTGCAGTGACTGTGGTGGTATTCACCTTCAAGTGCTTCATGGTGTGGCCCAAAGTTATACAACTAACACAGCATCAGCTAACTCTGAGAGCCGTATCTACCTCTTACCATCCATTGCATCAGGCAGAGTCCTTCTGAAGGTGGTACCAGTGCTGCTACATCACAGATCAAAGACATTTGAGACTTATGCTATACTGGATGATGGAGCACAGCGCACCATGATCCTGCCCACTGCTGTCCAGCAACTGCAGCTGAAAGGCGAACCTGAGACTCTAGCCCTTCGTACCGTCCGACCAGACACTACTCACCTCAGTGGCACAAAAGTCACCTTTGAAATCTCTCCGAGAAATAACCCAGAGAAACGTTATCAGGTGTTAGGAGCATTTACAGCTTCTGGTCTTGATCTGGTAGAACAAACATACCCAGTTCAGGCTCTTCGGAGACGGTATGCACATCTAAGGGGAGTTCCACTACAGCCATTTCACAAAGTGCATCCGCTTGTACTCATTGGTTCGGACCAAGTTCATCTCATTACAGCCAAAGAGCCAATTCGTCAAGGCACCAAAGGGGGTCCAGTAGCAGTCCATACAGCTCTTGGGTGGGCTCTCCAAGGAGCAGTAATGGGTACCACAGACCAGGCACCAGTGCAGCAATGTTTCTTTATCTCCACAGCTCACACAGATGATCTTCTCTACAGAAATGTGGAAAGGTTATGGCAATTGGACGTATTGCCCTTTCGCAATGAGAAGCTGGTGGTCCGGTCCAGACAAGATAACGAGGCTATGCAGCTGCTTGAGTCTCAAACGCAGCAAGTCAGTGTACAGGGTGTACAACGTTATGCCACCCCACTTCTGTGGAAGACAGGTGCCCTTAAGCTCAAGGGATCTATGCAATCTGTTCTTGCAAACCTAAGAAGTACTGAAAGGAGACTCCAGAAAGACCATGTGAAGGCCTCAATCTACTCAGGAGAGATTGCTAAACTCATTGAAGCAGATTATGTAGCCAAACTGAACCAAAGGGAAGCAGCCCAGGCAGAAGAATCATGGTACCTGCCCCACCATCTGGTGAGCCATAACAATAAACCACGACTGGTTTTTAACTGTTCATTCAAACACCAGGGTCTTTCTCTTAACAATCAACTCCTGCCTGGCCCTGCTCTTGGACCATCACTGTTGGGCGTCCTTCTGAGATTCAGAGAGCATCATGTGGCTGTAAGTGCAGATATTAAGGGCATGTTCCATCAGGTTCGTCTCCTACCAAAGGACAGACCCTTTCTCCGTTTCATTTGGAGAGACCTGCAGAGCGAGAACCCTCCAGATGTATATGAATGGCAGGTCCTACCATTTGGTACAACAAGCAGTCCATGCTGTGCCATCTTCGCTCTGCAACATCATGCTCATAATTCTGAAGCCGAATATCCAGGGTTACAAGAAATAGTACACCAGAGCTTCTATGTGGACAATTGTCTCACAAGCTTTCGTACTGTTGCTGCAGCCAAACAAAAAGTGGATCAACTACGCAGCATGTTAGCAAAAGGAGGATTCGACCTCAGACAGTGGGCTAGTAGTCACCCAGCCGTGATTGCTCATCTTCCTACTGAAGCCCGCTCCTCCGCTACAGAGCAGTGGTTGGTCCAAACCCATGTTGAACCAATGGAGCCTACATTGGGGCTTCGTTGGAACTGCGCAACTGATAGCCTTGGCTATCATTACCGGCCTATTGAGCATGCAGCCCTGACAATGAGAACAGCCTACCAGGTGCTGGCATCTCAGTATGATCCATTGGGGTTTATATTACCATTTACCACAAGGGCTAAGGTAATCATCCAACAGTTGTGGACAAAAAAGAGAGACTGGGATGATCCAAATCTACCGCCAACCCTTAAGGCGGCCTGGATAATTTGGGAGAGTGAGCTACAACATCTCAGGACAGTATCCATTCCTCGCTGTTACCTAACGGTCTTCACAACTCCAGCAGAACAGAACATTTCCCTCCATGTATTCTGCGATGCCTCTGAAAAAGCATATGGGGCAGTGGCATATTTTGCAATTCAATCCGACAGTGTCATTCACGTTTCCTTCATAATGGCCAGATCGAGGGTTGCTCCAAAGAGGCAGCAGTCAATGCCTCGTCTGGAGCTTTGTGCTGCCTTAGCTGGAGCACAGCTAGCCAAACTGGTGAGGAATGAGACCACTCTCTCCATCAGCCAGACAATCCTATGGACAGACTCCTTGACTGTGCTGGAATGGATTCAATCAGACTCCTGTCGATATAAAGTGTTCGTCGGAACTCGAGTCTCCGAGATACAGGAGCTAACTGATCACAGATCATGGAGGTACGTGAATACACAGGACAACCCCGCTGACGACATAACACGAGGGAAATCACTCCAAAGTCTGGCTGAGCCTAGTCGCTGGAGTCAAGGACCTCCATTCTTGAAACAAAACGAAGAACACTGGCCTAAAAAACCTGAACTCACCCAGTCAGAGGGAGTATCCGAATTCCAAGGACTTCCAAGCTACTGCCTAATAGCATTTGACATTGTCTCCAACCTCCCTGATTCTACCCAGTTCAAATCATGGTGTGAATTAGTAGAAGCAACTCGACGGGCCTGTCATGGGGCGGCCACATCGGATTGTGCTTCCAGTGAGCCTATAACAAGCAAAGAGGCAGAAGCTGTCCTGATAAGAGCATGCCAACTCCAGAGCTTTCCTGAAGAAGTTGCTGCCCTCAAGGCAAAGAAACCAGTTCCTGCACACAGCCGATTAGTCAGTCTTGCTCCAGAATGGGATCCACTGAAAAACATGATAAGAGTTGGAGGCAGATTAAGAAGGTTAGCAAACTCAGACCCAGAACAAATCCACCCTATTGTGCTGGACTCCAGACACACAATAACGAAGCTCCTTATCAAAGAATTTGATGAGCGTCTGTTACATCCAGGAGCAGAAAGAGTCTACGCTGAAATAAGGAGACAGTACTGGATTCTTAGAGGGCGTCAGGCCATAAAGTACCATCAGCTACACTGTCTGTCCTGTCAGCGATGGAGAGCTCAGCCAAAGGTCCCACAGATGGCAGATTTGCCACCAGAACGCCTCCGATTGCTCTGTCCACCTTTCCACTCAACTGGTGTTGACTGCTTTGGCCCATACCTGGTCAAAATCGGGAGAAGAAATGAGAAACGCTGGGGACTAATCTTCAAATGTCTTACAACTAAGGCAGTACACATTGAGCTCCTCAATTCAATGGATGTAGATGCCTTCCTTCTTGCGCTCCGCCGGTTCATAGCCAGAAGAGGTAAACCACACGAGATCCGTTCGGATTGTGGCACCAATTTCCGGGGAGCTGACAGAGAATTACGGGAAGCTTTCTCAATTATGGAGCCAGAACTCAAAGTTCAGCTTTCAGACTATCAAATTAGCTTCATGTTCAATCCACCTAGTGCTCCACACTTTGGCGGAATATGGGAGCGTGAAGTCCGTTCCATAAAGAATGCTCTCCAGGTGGCTCTCGGAACGCAAGCTGTCACAGAAGATGTTCTGTCCACAGTCCTAGTGGAAGTAGAAGGGATCCTCAATTCGAAACCATTAGGATATGCCTCATCAGATGTTGCTGACATGGATCCGATTACTCCTAATATTCTCCTTATGGGGCGGCGGGATGCATCGCTGCCTCAGGTGGCATACGCTCCAGGAGACATGGGGCGGCGGCGATGGCGGCACTGTCAGAACATGGTGGACCAGTTCTGGATTCACTTCACTAGAAACTACTTGCCTACGCTCCAGACCCGACAGAAGTGGCATAAGGCTTCAAAGAACCTGGAAGTTGACTCTGTCGTACTGATTGTGGATCCGCAGCTCCCAAGAGCTCAGTGGCCCATAGGCAGAGTTCGAAAGACATTGCCCAGTAGTGATGGATGTGTGCGGACTGCTGAAATCGTCGTTAATGGTAAAGTTTACACCAGACCAGTTGCCCGCCTGATAGAGTTACCTGCTTTAGAAGGTAATACCAAAGACATTTAG